One window of Saprospiraceae bacterium genomic DNA carries:
- a CDS encoding NAD(P)/FAD-dependent oxidoreductase: MPFNIPISNKPRIVIIGGGFAGFKFANRIDSRTYQIVLIDKNNYFQFQPLFYQVAMSGIEPSSICFPLRKNFRNKKDMFIRTLDITEVDPANKVIYTDTGSLRYDVLIIATGSQTNYYGNLNFEKYTIPLKSVSEALYLRNCILNDLEQAVLSNDAKAQERLMNIIIIGGGPTGVELAGALSEMKKHILPKDYPDLDASKMQIHLIQATSRLLDSMSQKASLKAYEELDKMGVSIHLNTKVTNIHHEQLELSNGMFLNSQKIIWAAGVVGTPIKGLEAAHNAPGRKITVNPYCEVPIWKDVYALGDIAYMETSKYPAGLPGLAPVALQQASYLAKRLNKSKLKGNRVFNYWDKGSMATIGRSKAVLQYKQLFLSGFIAWIGWLFVHIYYLIGVRNKLIVFINWLWNYIIYDQALRLNIKPKMPGTPKF; this comes from the coding sequence GCTTTGCCGGTTTTAAATTTGCAAATCGAATTGATAGCCGCACTTATCAAATAGTACTTATTGATAAAAATAATTATTTTCAATTTCAACCCCTGTTTTATCAGGTAGCTATGTCTGGAATTGAACCAAGCTCAATCTGTTTTCCACTGAGGAAAAATTTCAGAAATAAGAAGGATATGTTCATTCGTACATTGGATATTACTGAAGTTGATCCAGCTAATAAAGTTATTTATACTGACACAGGATCCTTGAGATATGATGTATTAATAATTGCTACGGGCTCTCAAACAAACTATTACGGAAATCTGAATTTTGAAAAGTATACAATTCCTTTAAAATCGGTGTCAGAAGCATTGTACTTGAGAAATTGCATTCTAAATGATTTAGAACAAGCTGTTTTAAGTAATGATGCCAAAGCTCAAGAACGTTTGATGAATATCATAATTATTGGGGGAGGTCCAACCGGTGTAGAATTGGCAGGGGCGCTTTCTGAAATGAAAAAACATATCTTGCCAAAGGATTACCCTGATCTTGACGCTTCTAAAATGCAGATCCATTTAATCCAGGCAACTTCCAGATTACTTGATTCAATGTCTCAAAAAGCATCCTTAAAAGCATATGAAGAATTAGATAAAATGGGGGTATCCATTCATTTGAATACGAAAGTTACGAATATTCACCATGAACAGCTTGAGCTTTCAAATGGTATGTTTTTAAATAGTCAAAAAATCATTTGGGCTGCCGGTGTTGTCGGAACTCCCATCAAAGGACTTGAAGCTGCACATAATGCTCCCGGTAGAAAAATAACAGTAAATCCATATTGTGAAGTCCCAATATGGAAGGATGTATATGCGCTTGGTGACATTGCGTATATGGAAACATCTAAATATCCTGCAGGACTACCAGGATTGGCACCAGTTGCTTTGCAACAAGCTAGTTATTTAGCCAAAAGATTAAATAAATCTAAATTAAAAGGTAATCGAGTTTTTAATTATTGGGACAAGGGAAGTATGGCCACCATTGGGCGTTCAAAGGCAGTGCTGCAATACAAACAATTGTTTTTAAGTGGATTCATTGCATGGATTGGCTGGCTTTTTGTTCATATTTATTACCTGATTGGTGTGCGAAATAAACTTATTGTATTTATAAATTGGCTTTGGAATTATATTATTTATGATCAAGCACTGCGCTTAAATATTAAACCTAAAATGCCAGGAACCCCTAAGTTTTAA